A window of the Elusimicrobiota bacterium genome harbors these coding sequences:
- a CDS encoding class A beta-lactamase-related serine hydrolase has protein sequence MKVHRFKNTLEWRYVPPPVEEPKKRRLGPAVRVFAVLAAAAFAFPLYQAWVYFSTVINPPPEPSKVETPINNTEWQEMASGLKTASASYSGHVGIYMKDLQSGKVWEYNSDRLFPSASLIKLPIMAAVFEKIKAGELTLDTQIQLSRHDRWGGSGSLKWVRDGTRLSVMEIIYKMITESDNTATHMLIDSMGLDYLQREFARLGLVYTKIYPEGLSLTSGRVARENYTTAREMAGMLEQIYDGDLIDKDSSGQMLDFLKHNKSRSRLRRGLPIGWEIGHKTGLLRRSCHDVGIVFSPRGDYIIAVLTSNVPDYTSAKAFIAKVAKLTYKYYKIDADYAQSRVNTEELTRSM, from the coding sequence GTGAAAGTGCACAGGTTTAAAAACACGCTTGAATGGCGTTATGTCCCGCCGCCGGTAGAGGAACCCAAAAAAAGGCGCCTGGGCCCGGCCGTGCGAGTTTTTGCCGTGCTCGCCGCGGCGGCTTTTGCTTTTCCGCTTTATCAGGCCTGGGTTTATTTCTCCACCGTGATCAATCCGCCTCCCGAGCCCTCAAAAGTGGAAACGCCCATTAATAATACCGAATGGCAGGAAATGGCGTCCGGCCTTAAAACCGCCTCGGCCTCTTACAGCGGCCATGTGGGCATTTACATGAAGGATCTGCAATCCGGCAAGGTTTGGGAATACAACTCCGACCGGCTGTTCCCTTCGGCAAGCCTGATCAAGCTGCCCATAATGGCGGCGGTCTTTGAAAAAATAAAGGCCGGCGAACTTACGCTTGACACGCAGATACAGCTTTCCCGCCATGACCGCTGGGGCGGCTCGGGCTCTCTAAAATGGGTGCGCGACGGCACGCGGCTCAGTGTTATGGAGATCATCTACAAGATGATAACCGAAAGCGACAACACAGCCACTCACATGCTTATAGATTCTATGGGGCTTGATTACCTTCAGCGGGAATTCGCCAGGCTCGGCCTTGTTTATACCAAAATTTACCCCGAGGGTTTAAGCCTTACCTCAGGCCGCGTGGCTCGCGAGAACTATACCACGGCGCGTGAAATGGCCGGCATGCTTGAACAGATCTACGATGGGGATCTTATAGACAAAGACTCAAGCGGGCAGATGCTGGATTTTTTAAAGCACAATAAAAGCCGCAGCCGCCTCAGGCGCGGCCTGCCGATTGGCTGGGAGATAGGCCATAAAACCGGGCTGCTCAGGCGTTCCTGCCACGATGTGGGCATAGTATTCTCGCCCCGCGGCGACTACATAATAGCCGTGCTTACCTCAAACGTCCCCGATTACACAAGCGCCAAGGCATTCATCGCCAAGGTAGCCAAGCTTACCTACAAATACTACAAGATAGACGCCGATTACGCCCAATCCCGGGTCAACACCGAAGAACTTACCAGATCAATGTAA
- a CDS encoding PorV/PorQ family protein → MKHLRLAGILMTVLCVARPCAAASSAGAEPFNFLFLDANARAVGMGGAYTALAADSNALLYNPAGLGRIANREATFMHNQHFESITQEYLGFADPRGWGASLNYLNFGDVPKTTISNPGGTGLGTAGLTDLALGAGYGRPINDSLSVGAGVKLIKESIDNVSVTGFALDLGALYAPPGVPKLTLGLAIQNLGPAVKFQSADESLPLNVRAGAAYGFTLLDRKSTAAIDIAKEKSGSALLGLGLEIFADKAVPVRLGFNTRDGAGSGLSAGLGWIHKSFNFDYAIVSYGDLGLTHRISLTYTWGRSGDPL, encoded by the coding sequence ATGAAACATTTGAGGCTGGCGGGTATCCTGATGACGGTTCTCTGCGTAGCCCGGCCCTGCGCGGCCGCTTCTTCGGCCGGGGCCGAGCCGTTTAATTTTCTGTTCCTGGATGCCAATGCCAGGGCGGTGGGCATGGGCGGCGCTTATACGGCGCTTGCCGCTGATTCCAATGCCCTGCTTTATAACCCGGCGGGACTGGGCCGCATCGCCAACCGTGAAGCGACCTTCATGCACAATCAGCATTTCGAGAGCATAACGCAGGAATACCTCGGTTTCGCCGACCCGCGCGGATGGGGGGCAAGCCTCAACTATTTAAATTTCGGGGATGTGCCTAAAACCACCATCTCAAATCCCGGGGGGACGGGGCTGGGCACCGCCGGCCTGACCGACCTGGCCCTCGGCGCGGGCTATGGGCGGCCTATAAACGATTCCCTGAGCGTGGGCGCGGGGGTAAAGCTTATCAAGGAATCTATAGACAATGTTTCGGTCACCGGATTTGCCTTGGACCTTGGAGCTCTCTACGCCCCGCCCGGCGTCCCGAAACTGACTCTGGGTCTGGCGATCCAAAACCTGGGGCCTGCCGTTAAATTTCAGAGCGCCGATGAAAGTCTGCCGTTGAATGTGCGCGCAGGCGCCGCTTATGGCTTCACTCTCCTCGACCGGAAAAGTACCGCGGCAATAGATATCGCAAAAGAGAAGAGCGGGAGCGCCCTGCTTGGGTTAGGGCTGGAAATATTCGCCGACAAAGCGGTGCCGGTGCGCCTGGGATTTAATACGCGCGATGGCGCGGGTTCGGGCCTTTCGGCCGGACTGGGATGGATCCATAAGAGTTTTAATTTTGATTACGCGATAGTGTCCTACGGCGATCTTGGCCTTACCCACCGCATCAGTCTTACCTACACCTGGGGCAGGAGCGGCGATCCTTTATAA
- a CDS encoding ATP-dependent Clp protease ATP-binding subunit: MGTRFTERAQRVILIAQEEAKRLNHDYVGTEHILLGLIALGEGVASQVLQGLGVDLRKVRAEIEKIVGQGDNMMLLGEIPFTPRAKKVLEYAVEEAQQMGHSYIGTEHILMGLIREEEGVAARVLANLGLKLETVREEVLTILGDLDQKDSQKEPSQKSHAPHSAVKGKTKTPTLDEFARDMTQMAKEGKLDPVIGRSNEMDRVIQVLGRRTKNNPVLIGEPGVGKTAIVEGLAQKIASGDISDTLASKRLLSLDLASIVAGTKYRGEFEQRLKSIIEEIRKAKNSIIMFIDELHTVIGAGAAEGAIDASNMLKPALARGELQCIGATTFDEYRKHIEHDPALERRFQPVVVDPPTVEETIEILKGLQEKYESHHKCKYSDPAIFAAVQLSDKYITDRALPDKAIDLLDEAGSRARLKLSVSPPEFKEKEAELEELGKEKNAAIYGQEFEKAAKLREREKELKKTLEDSKKKWRESRDKMAPEVTEEDIASIASKWTGIPVTRMTQTEADKLMHMEEEIHKHLIGQEEAVKIVSQAIKRSRTGMKDPKRPIGNFIFLGPTGVGKTELARVLADFLFGSEEAMVRVDMSEYMEKFSVSRLIGAPPGYVGYEEGGKLTELVRRKPYSVVVLDEIEKAHPDVFNILLQIMDEGLLTDSLGHKVSFKNTILIMTSNVGARLISKGKTLGFIPREDREKDYHEMKDTVKEEIKRVFNPEFINRIDEVIVFRPLNEIDMGKILELNLAKVEKKLEDKGVSFEISKEAKAFLTKRGFDPQYGARPLLRVVQRLLEDPLSEFLLNSKMIKGDTVTISYKGEGEALELGVAQTAPKK, translated from the coding sequence ATGGGAACAAGATTTACCGAACGCGCCCAGCGCGTGATTCTGATAGCCCAGGAAGAGGCGAAGCGCCTTAACCACGACTATGTGGGCACCGAGCACATCCTGCTTGGCCTGATAGCCCTCGGCGAGGGTGTGGCCTCCCAGGTTTTACAGGGCCTCGGAGTCGACCTGCGCAAGGTGCGCGCCGAGATAGAAAAAATAGTGGGCCAGGGCGATAATATGATGCTCCTGGGCGAGATACCTTTCACCCCGCGCGCCAAAAAAGTGCTTGAATACGCCGTGGAAGAGGCCCAGCAGATGGGCCATTCCTACATCGGCACCGAACATATTTTAATGGGCCTTATCCGCGAAGAAGAGGGTGTGGCGGCAAGAGTGCTTGCCAATCTCGGCCTGAAGCTTGAAACCGTGCGCGAGGAAGTGCTTACCATCCTCGGCGACCTGGACCAGAAAGACAGCCAGAAAGAGCCGTCGCAGAAAAGTCACGCCCCGCACAGCGCGGTCAAGGGCAAAACAAAAACCCCCACCCTTGACGAATTCGCCCGCGACATGACGCAGATGGCCAAAGAGGGGAAACTTGACCCCGTTATAGGCCGCTCAAATGAAATGGACCGCGTCATACAGGTGCTCGGGCGTCGCACCAAAAACAACCCGGTTCTTATAGGGGAGCCCGGCGTGGGCAAAACGGCCATTGTGGAGGGGCTGGCCCAGAAAATAGCCAGCGGCGATATTTCAGACACGCTCGCGAGCAAGCGGCTTTTAAGCCTGGACCTGGCCTCGATAGTGGCCGGCACCAAGTACCGCGGCGAATTTGAGCAGCGCCTCAAAAGCATTATCGAGGAGATCCGCAAGGCCAAAAATTCCATCATAATGTTCATTGACGAACTGCACACCGTGATAGGCGCAGGCGCGGCCGAGGGCGCCATAGACGCCTCCAATATGCTCAAGCCCGCGCTCGCGCGCGGCGAGCTGCAGTGCATAGGCGCCACCACTTTTGACGAATACCGCAAGCACATAGAGCACGACCCTGCCCTTGAGCGCCGTTTCCAGCCCGTGGTGGTGGACCCGCCCACGGTTGAGGAAACCATAGAGATACTGAAAGGTCTGCAGGAAAAATACGAGTCGCATCACAAGTGCAAGTATTCCGACCCCGCTATTTTCGCGGCCGTCCAGCTTTCGGATAAGTACATAACCGACAGGGCGCTGCCCGACAAGGCCATAGACCTGCTTGACGAGGCCGGTTCCCGCGCCCGCCTGAAGCTCTCGGTTTCCCCGCCCGAATTCAAGGAAAAAGAGGCCGAGCTGGAAGAGTTGGGCAAAGAAAAGAACGCCGCCATCTACGGCCAGGAATTTGAGAAGGCCGCTAAACTGCGCGAGCGCGAGAAAGAGCTTAAAAAGACGCTGGAAGATTCAAAGAAAAAATGGCGCGAATCGCGCGACAAGATGGCGCCCGAAGTGACCGAGGAGGATATAGCCTCCATCGCCTCAAAGTGGACCGGCATCCCGGTCACCCGCATGACGCAGACCGAAGCCGACAAACTGATGCACATGGAAGAGGAAATTCACAAGCATCTTATAGGGCAGGAGGAGGCGGTAAAAATAGTCTCCCAGGCCATAAAGCGCAGCCGCACCGGCATGAAAGACCCGAAGCGCCCGATAGGCAATTTTATTTTTCTGGGGCCCACGGGCGTTGGTAAAACGGAGCTGGCCCGCGTGCTTGCCGACTTCCTGTTCGGCAGCGAAGAGGCCATGGTGCGCGTTGACATGTCGGAATATATGGAAAAATTCTCGGTTTCCCGCCTTATAGGCGCGCCTCCCGGTTATGTGGGTTACGAGGAAGGCGGCAAGCTTACCGAGCTTGTGCGCCGCAAACCGTATTCCGTGGTGGTGCTGGACGAAATCGAGAAAGCACACCCCGATGTTTTCAATATCCTGCTCCAGATCATGGACGAGGGTTTGCTGACGGACAGCCTGGGCCACAAAGTGAGTTTCAAAAACACCATACTTATCATGACCTCCAATGTGGGCGCGCGGCTTATCAGCAAAGGCAAAACTTTGGGTTTCATACCGCGGGAAGACCGCGAGAAAGATTACCATGAAATGAAAGACACCGTTAAAGAAGAGATAAAGCGCGTCTTCAACCCGGAATTCATCAACCGCATAGACGAGGTTATAGTTTTCCGGCCCCTGAATGAAATAGATATGGGCAAGATCCTGGAGCTCAACCTCGCCAAGGTGGAAAAAAAGCTGGAAGATAAGGGCGTCAGCTTTGAGATAAGCAAAGAGGCTAAGGCATTCCTGACAAAGAGGGGCTTTGACCCGCAATACGGAGCCCGCCCGCTTTTAAGGGTTGTGCAGCGCCTGCTTGAGGACCCGCTCTCCGAATTCCTGCTGAACAGCAAGATGATAAAAGGCGACACGGTGACGATCAGCTATAAAGGCGAAGGCGAAGCTTTGGAGCTGGGAGTGGCCCAGACGGCCCCCAAAAAATAA
- a CDS encoding PorV/PorQ family protein, with amino-acid sequence MKKVIFLLAFILSAGSLSAQESGVFLKLPVSPRAGGMGDASVALADDPFGLYYNPAGMAFAKHPAVSLVYQKYLQDISGNSLGFVYPFKNWAIGIAPTFYNMKEEPIYDSLGGDTGEKFGYGAKIIPVALAGKNGNLAVGIAGKSYSENIGGQVSATTAYDVGAIYKLDRLSFGAAMQNLGGKIFDYNVPKIQRVGVAYTGVKYSGAADLKKEGEGKSFLGFGGAYNLTELLKLRGGWQLKDEFSGITFGLGLDLGGLTFDYACVSYGDLGTTHKAGVTWAFGARKVSEQESAKVSMQEEKRVSEQISEKAIINSAPELAWTGEENYVAVGLSTGAGNTTTPFVYRVKYADANNDAPAAGYPKVHITKGGAEAPGSPFAMEYSSGDNKNGAIYARMQRLASGNDYAYYFEAKDSSGAAAAGAPTVAVNGPIVAQAEVVNIPGGTNVAVADFSGKNVSQADASIVTDFLRTELVTTGLFNVMDRNNMDTVLAEQKFQNSGCTEQQCAVEMGKLLNVKQMLVGSLSKLLDNYYITVNVVDVETGKIMASYDSEGVSSKELKDACKKIVEKLSRK; translated from the coding sequence GTGAAAAAAGTAATTTTTTTACTCGCTTTCATTCTTTCTGCCGGCTCCCTGTCCGCCCAGGAAAGCGGTGTGTTTCTAAAGCTGCCGGTATCGCCGCGTGCCGGCGGAATGGGCGATGCTTCTGTCGCGCTTGCAGATGATCCTTTTGGCCTTTACTATAATCCGGCCGGGATGGCTTTTGCAAAGCATCCCGCGGTCTCGTTGGTTTATCAGAAATATTTGCAGGACATAAGCGGGAACTCGCTGGGTTTTGTTTACCCTTTCAAAAACTGGGCGATAGGTATTGCGCCGACTTTTTATAACATGAAAGAGGAACCGATTTATGACTCTCTAGGGGGAGATACAGGGGAAAAGTTCGGGTATGGAGCTAAAATAATCCCGGTCGCCTTGGCGGGGAAGAATGGGAACCTGGCTGTTGGTATTGCCGGCAAATCATACAGCGAGAATATAGGCGGACAGGTTTCTGCTACAACCGCCTATGATGTCGGAGCGATATATAAATTAGACAGGCTTAGTTTTGGGGCGGCAATGCAGAATTTAGGCGGAAAAATATTTGATTACAATGTACCAAAAATACAACGGGTCGGGGTAGCTTATACCGGCGTTAAATATTCCGGCGCGGCGGACTTAAAGAAAGAAGGTGAGGGTAAAAGTTTCCTTGGGTTTGGCGGTGCTTACAACCTTACCGAGTTGTTAAAATTACGCGGAGGCTGGCAGCTTAAAGACGAATTTAGTGGAATCACTTTTGGGTTGGGTCTTGATCTTGGGGGCCTGACTTTTGACTATGCTTGTGTAAGCTATGGAGACTTGGGAACAACGCATAAGGCGGGGGTTACGTGGGCTTTCGGCGCCAGGAAAGTGAGTGAGCAAGAAAGTGCGAAAGTGAGTATGCAAGAAGAGAAAAGAGTAAGTGAGCAGATAAGTGAGAAAGCAATTATAAATTCCGCTCCTGAACTGGCCTGGACCGGTGAGGAGAATTACGTCGCCGTGGGGTTAAGCACCGGCGCGGGGAACACCACCACGCCATTTGTGTACCGCGTGAAATACGCGGACGCGAATAACGACGCCCCGGCCGCCGGCTATCCTAAAGTGCATATCACTAAAGGCGGGGCCGAGGCTCCCGGCAGCCCGTTTGCCATGGAATATTCTTCAGGCGACAATAAGAATGGCGCTATTTACGCTCGAATGCAAAGGCTGGCGTCCGGCAATGATTATGCGTATTATTTTGAAGCTAAAGATTCGTCCGGCGCGGCGGCTGCGGGAGCGCCTACTGTGGCGGTCAACGGCCCGATAGTTGCTCAGGCCGAAGTTGTAAATATCCCCGGCGGAACGAATGTGGCCGTGGCGGACTTTAGCGGCAAGAACGTGTCGCAGGCGGACGCTTCAATAGTGACCGATTTCTTAAGGACAGAACTGGTAACCACAGGGTTGTTCAATGTGATGGACAGGAACAACATGGATACCGTGCTGGCCGAGCAGAAGTTCCAGAACAGCGGCTGCACCGAGCAGCAATGCGCGGTTGAAATGGGCAAACTGCTAAATGTAAAGCAGATGCTTGTGGGCTCGCTCTCAAAGCTTTTGGACAACTATTATATAACGGTTAATGTGGTGGATGTGGAAACCGGCAAAATAATGGCGTCTTATGACAGCGAAGGCGTATCTTCCAAAGAATTGAAAGACGCATGCAAAAAAATAGTGGAAAAATTGTCCCGCAAGTAA
- a CDS encoding U32 family peptidase, with protein sequence MKTIELLAPARDLAVGLDAINCGADAVYIGAEEFGARFAAANTVADIEKLCAHSRRYGAKVYAAVNTILTDHELIRAQRLIKRLWEAGVDAVIIQDMGLLEVDLPPVPLIASTQANNTTPEKVLFLEKAGFKRVILGRELSIEEIKKIRAKTAVELEFFIHGALCVSYSGQCYASFALGGRSGNRGACAQPCRKLYTLRDGLSNVIVKNKHLLSLKDLNLTKRLGALIDAGVTSFKIEGRLKDSAYVRNIVSHYRGALDKVLEQKKLERSSNGKSFIAFTPNPAKTFNRGYSEYFVNGNPADIAAPDTPKFVGEALGSVYEIKNGSFKLQGAEKLHPGDGISFFDKDGVLDGSLVNGVKDGRVRAESLKGIENGTYIYRNFDREFIRLVGREGPQRKLGVKLEFSETGDGFKLKAIDELGAGAVLEIKTKKVTAKKPEQAVETVNKQLSKLGESEYYLQALEVKLSKPFFIPVSVLNDLRRDTLGVLSKQAAAAKREEIKIKPNDYPYPAKKLDFTGNVLNSKAAAFYKRHGVAEIAFAAEEGLDMKGKRLMTMKYCIRRRLGLCQKGKAVEPLYLEDEEGHKFRMDFDCETCVATLTLE encoded by the coding sequence GTGAAAACCATTGAACTGCTTGCTCCGGCGCGGGACCTGGCTGTGGGCCTTGACGCCATTAACTGCGGCGCCGACGCCGTCTATATCGGCGCCGAGGAATTCGGCGCCCGCTTTGCCGCGGCCAATACCGTGGCCGATATCGAAAAGCTCTGCGCCCATTCCCGCCGCTACGGCGCGAAGGTGTACGCCGCCGTAAATACCATTTTGACCGACCATGAGCTTATCCGCGCACAAAGGCTTATAAAGCGCCTTTGGGAAGCCGGAGTGGACGCCGTTATCATACAGGACATGGGCCTGCTTGAAGTGGACCTGCCGCCGGTGCCGCTGATAGCCAGCACCCAGGCCAATAACACTACTCCGGAAAAAGTTCTGTTCCTTGAAAAAGCCGGCTTTAAGCGGGTGATACTCGGGCGCGAGCTTTCCATAGAAGAAATAAAAAAAATACGGGCCAAAACCGCGGTGGAGCTTGAGTTCTTTATTCACGGGGCCTTGTGCGTGTCTTACAGCGGGCAGTGCTACGCGAGCTTCGCGCTCGGCGGCCGCAGCGGCAACAGGGGCGCCTGCGCCCAGCCCTGCCGCAAACTTTACACCCTGCGGGACGGGCTCAGCAATGTTATAGTAAAAAACAAGCACCTGCTCTCGCTTAAGGACCTTAACCTGACGAAACGGCTGGGCGCGCTAATTGACGCCGGCGTTACCTCGTTTAAAATAGAGGGCCGCCTGAAGGACAGCGCTTATGTGCGCAATATCGTCTCGCATTACCGGGGGGCTTTGGATAAAGTCCTTGAGCAGAAAAAACTGGAAAGAAGCTCAAATGGGAAAAGCTTTATAGCTTTTACTCCTAACCCCGCCAAAACCTTCAACCGCGGCTACAGCGAATATTTCGTCAACGGCAATCCGGCCGATATCGCCGCGCCCGACACGCCGAAGTTCGTGGGTGAGGCGCTTGGCAGCGTTTACGAGATAAAGAACGGTTCCTTTAAACTGCAGGGCGCGGAAAAACTGCACCCCGGCGACGGCATTTCTTTTTTTGACAAAGACGGCGTGCTGGACGGCTCGCTTGTGAACGGCGTAAAAGACGGGCGCGTAAGGGCGGAAAGTTTAAAAGGCATAGAGAACGGAACCTATATTTATCGCAATTTTGACAGGGAGTTCATCCGCCTGGTGGGGCGGGAGGGGCCGCAGAGGAAACTGGGCGTCAAGCTTGAATTCTCGGAAACCGGGGACGGGTTCAAACTTAAAGCCATTGACGAGTTGGGCGCGGGGGCGGTGCTGGAAATTAAAACCAAAAAAGTCACTGCCAAAAAGCCGGAGCAGGCCGTTGAAACCGTGAATAAACAGCTTTCCAAACTGGGCGAGAGCGAGTATTATCTTCAGGCCCTTGAAGTTAAACTGTCCAAGCCCTTTTTTATCCCCGTGTCGGTGCTGAACGACCTGAGGCGCGACACGCTGGGGGTTCTCTCTAAGCAGGCCGCAGCCGCAAAGCGCGAAGAAATAAAAATAAAACCGAACGATTACCCGTATCCCGCAAAAAAGCTGGATTTTACTGGCAATGTTTTAAATTCAAAAGCCGCGGCTTTTTACAAGCGTCACGGGGTGGCTGAGATAGCGTTTGCGGCCGAAGAGGGCTTGGACATGAAAGGGAAGCGCCTTATGACCATGAAATACTGCATAAGGCGCCGCCTGGGCCTGTGCCAGAAAGGAAAAGCCGTGGAGCCGCTGTACCTGGAAGACGAAGAGGGGCATAAGTTCCGCATGGATTTTGACTGCGAGACCTGCGTGGCGACGCTGACGCTTGAATAA
- a CDS encoding tetratricopeptide repeat protein, whose translation MKKLIQFSLILSAIIIIISVPGTPSIRDAQAANAMMIPFCPSCHKKWKDHCYMCKEPDNRLTDFAHLCDECFKKTGFISGAHGCGTPYKGWMRICSKCAAKNVCAKCGKPLGGKGASVGEDEKRVVERYKVRITIPGKKEKFLQYYNAANEAMKKKDYRQALDYFKKCNEIIPDGCACQIGIALRGLGKEEEAVKYFDIAIKNDPADYEAYFQKGLATLGQEGSEESLKKAIDLNVPYGDAYLMYAYLRESNKDKDQAVMYYEKGFELKPDEIKFRGNLIDLYKQDGRLDDALQQADISCKLSGNSLESLNIKGGILIDAKKWTDAIPVYEKILSMASTNVDVPYFFLGLSHYQLNHFEKARDNWKKAVEKDVNNYPEPYSCLALCEMKLKNPVEAEKYCETALKLTKNENSFVYYNLAGAYSLLNKTDKSIDLLEKALKTGRANIPQIEADADLINVRQTESYKKLVLKYK comes from the coding sequence ATGAAGAAATTAATTCAATTCAGCCTGATACTGTCGGCAATAATAATTATTATCAGTGTTCCCGGAACACCTTCAATTCGCGACGCTCAGGCAGCAAATGCAATGATGATTCCATTTTGCCCTTCCTGCCATAAAAAGTGGAAAGATCATTGTTATATGTGCAAAGAACCTGACAACCGTTTGACCGATTTTGCGCATTTATGTGATGAATGCTTCAAGAAAACCGGCTTTATATCCGGGGCCCATGGTTGCGGTACCCCCTACAAGGGCTGGATGAGAATTTGCAGCAAGTGCGCGGCGAAAAACGTCTGCGCCAAGTGCGGAAAACCGTTGGGCGGTAAAGGAGCATCTGTTGGAGAGGATGAGAAAAGAGTGGTTGAGCGATATAAGGTGCGAATTACAATTCCCGGCAAAAAGGAAAAATTCCTTCAATATTATAATGCCGCAAATGAAGCCATGAAGAAGAAGGATTACCGGCAGGCCCTGGACTATTTCAAGAAATGCAACGAAATAATTCCCGACGGCTGCGCCTGCCAGATCGGAATAGCCCTGAGAGGACTGGGAAAAGAAGAGGAAGCCGTCAAGTATTTTGATATTGCCATTAAGAACGACCCCGCCGATTACGAAGCCTACTTTCAAAAAGGTCTGGCCACTCTGGGTCAAGAAGGGTCTGAAGAATCTTTAAAAAAAGCCATAGACCTCAATGTGCCTTATGGGGATGCCTATCTCATGTACGCGTATTTAAGGGAATCCAATAAAGATAAGGATCAGGCAGTGATGTATTACGAAAAGGGGTTTGAACTTAAGCCTGATGAAATTAAATTCAGGGGAAATCTTATTGATCTCTATAAGCAGGACGGCAGGCTTGATGACGCCTTGCAGCAGGCAGATATTTCGTGCAAGCTCTCGGGTAATAGTCTAGAGTCGCTCAATATTAAAGGAGGGATTTTAATTGATGCAAAAAAATGGACCGATGCGATTCCAGTTTACGAGAAGATACTTTCAATGGCGTCGACCAATGTGGATGTCCCCTACTTCTTTCTTGGTTTAAGCCACTATCAATTAAATCATTTTGAAAAAGCCAGAGACAACTGGAAGAAAGCTGTCGAAAAAGATGTGAACAATTATCCCGAACCCTATTCTTGCCTCGCGCTTTGTGAAATGAAGTTGAAAAACCCTGTTGAGGCTGAAAAGTACTGCGAAACAGCTCTTAAATTAACGAAGAATGAGAATTCGTTCGTTTATTACAACCTTGCGGGGGCATATTCATTATTGAACAAAACGGATAAAAGCATCGATTTGCTGGAGAAGGCTTTGAAGACAGGACGAGCCAATATCCCTCAAATAGAAGCGGACGCTGATCTGATTAATGTAAGACAAACCGAGAGCTACAAAAAGCTTGTATTAAAATACAAATGA
- a CDS encoding redoxin domain-containing protein, translating to MQKNSGKIVPQVIFVGLLALSCLPCRAGGFSPGDRAPDFELSDLTGKTISLSDILREDKPVVLSFFGTWCDSCLKEMNDLAEIAPKYNAAVYLVGVDADKDKLVRFVEKHKIPFPVLWDPKARVIGRKYDLFRGAFLVVPKVFIISPAGTIEYVSEAYDEARKTALKNKLAEVSAKKWRKLPEVAVFFTGSANGCLEPSYSNKQTYGGFVKLISFLKQQIKKYPSYILLDSGDFLPYAVSAAQADLALKAMGLAGYDAIAVGDQDLYFSGYIDVLRSGKLPFIASNVGWKADKSDSTSGVVTLPAGQADKTMVAGGIKIRIVSFISPETFSLYPETFTDKIGFRDLKEVLKGGKNADFLILLSHAGVEVNKKMAEEFKEFDLIIGGHSQELLNKPLKAGNALIIQSGSNLQHAGKIVLRFDGNKKLSNYDYEIAPLVNEIPDAPQIEALLKDYKNQVIKEP from the coding sequence ATGCAAAAAAATAGTGGAAAAATTGTCCCGCAAGTAATTTTTGTGGGACTATTAGCCTTATCCTGCCTGCCCTGCCGGGCGGGCGGCTTTAGTCCCGGTGACAGGGCGCCTGACTTTGAATTGTCGGACCTGACTGGCAAAACGATTTCGCTCTCCGATATACTCCGCGAGGACAAGCCGGTGGTTCTTTCTTTTTTCGGCACCTGGTGCGACAGCTGCCTTAAAGAAATGAACGATCTGGCTGAAATAGCCCCAAAATATAACGCCGCCGTCTATCTTGTGGGAGTTGACGCCGATAAAGACAAACTGGTTCGGTTCGTAGAAAAACACAAAATACCGTTTCCCGTGCTGTGGGATCCCAAAGCGCGGGTAATAGGCCGGAAATATGACTTATTCCGGGGGGCCTTTCTTGTGGTTCCCAAAGTGTTCATTATATCGCCCGCCGGCACCATTGAATATGTTTCCGAGGCTTATGATGAGGCAAGAAAGACCGCCTTGAAGAACAAGCTGGCTGAGGTGAGCGCGAAAAAGTGGAGGAAACTCCCCGAAGTCGCCGTTTTTTTCACCGGTTCGGCTAACGGTTGCCTGGAGCCGTCTTATTCTAACAAACAGACCTACGGTGGTTTTGTTAAACTTATTTCTTTCCTTAAACAGCAAATCAAAAAATATCCCAGCTATATTCTGCTAGATTCGGGTGATTTCCTGCCTTATGCGGTTTCCGCCGCCCAGGCCGATTTAGCGCTTAAAGCCATGGGACTGGCGGGCTATGACGCCATAGCCGTGGGTGACCAGGACCTTTATTTCAGCGGGTATATTGATGTACTCAGGAGTGGGAAACTTCCGTTTATCGCCTCAAATGTCGGTTGGAAGGCGGACAAAAGCGATTCTACCTCCGGTGTTGTCACGTTGCCAGCGGGCCAGGCGGATAAGACCATGGTTGCCGGCGGTATTAAAATCCGGATCGTGTCTTTTATAAGCCCTGAAACATTTTCACTTTACCCGGAGACGTTCACGGATAAAATTGGGTTCAGGGATTTGAAAGAAGTTTTAAAAGGCGGAAAAAATGCCGATTTTCTTATACTTCTTTCCCACGCTGGCGTTGAGGTAAATAAGAAAATGGCCGAAGAATTTAAAGAGTTTGACCTGATTATAGGCGGCCACTCGCAGGAGTTGCTTAACAAGCCGCTGAAAGCGGGGAATGCTTTAATAATCCAGTCCGGCAGCAATTTGCAGCACGCGGGCAAGATAGTTCTAAGATTTGACGGTAATAAAAAACTTTCGAATTACGACTACGAGATAGCGCCGTTGGTAAATGAAATCCCCGACGCCCCGCAGATAGAAGCCTTGCTAAAAGACTATAAAAACCAAGTAATAAAAGAACCTTAA